A single Tachypleus tridentatus isolate NWPU-2018 chromosome 9, ASM421037v1, whole genome shotgun sequence DNA region contains:
- the LOC143225416 gene encoding uncharacterized protein LOC143225416 — protein MELLKIKVEPFCEDTLLDTKLVESEETFPQPVKTENDSWEDISSCTSLRFDVSKKKEEEENSDGTTEKDENTVIKVKAEQSDDLLQDEVISKFSNCSDDGLHCSRYSVMNVKTETEFKEHLQQTESRLESTSDINTFCGSQFSGNDVLRKEDSLREVPKPNSDVCGKTNLNENNLNEFDIHKDGGKPKNQLICGQDFETLDNFTQQNRKNTGEKPYTCIVYGENFRKNILIKNHQRTHTAEALHSFTVCGKQFETNEIFKIHQRIHTDKKCYSCSVCEKQFGTDNEMKLHERMHSMGKPYNCADCGKQFRNNSSLKIHERVHTGERPYSCEVCGKQFGTNSNLKTHLSVHTGEKTYSCDICWKHFRTNNGLKVHNKKHSGEKPYSCTVCAKQFWANNSLKIHQRIHTGDKPYSCAECGKQFGSNSDFKKHQIIHTGKKPYSCIVCGKHFRANSILKMHLRTHTGEKPYSCTVCDKRFGTNCVLKKHLGIHTGEKPYSCVVCGKHFRRNGVLKEHQRIHTGEKPYTCSDCGKQFGTKGELKKHLVIHTGEKPYSCVVCGKQFGRNSNLNSHLRIHTMTKPYSCTVCKKQFINISNLKVHQRIHTGEKPYSCDVCGKQFRTHSDLNIHQRKHTGEKPYSCTVCEKCFVTNSELRVHQRIHTGEKPYTCTVCGKQFVTSGNLEKHQIIHTGEKPYICVVCGKNFRTNGTLKVHQKVHTREKLTFPQCVENNL, from the exons ATGGAATTATTAAAGATAAAGGTTGAACCATTTTGTGAAGATACTTTGTTGGATACCAAATTGGTGGAAAGTGAAGAAACATTTCCACAACCTGTTA AAACAGAAAATGATTCCTGGGAAGATATATCTTCATGCACCAGTTTGAGGTTTGATGTatcaaaaaagaaagaagaagaagAGAACAGTGATGGAACAACAGAGAAAGATGAG aacACAGTTATCAAAGTGAAAGCAGAACAGTCTGATGATCTACTACAAGATGAGGTTATTTCAAAGTTTAGTAACTGTAGTGACGATGGTTTACATTGTTCAAGGTATAGTGTTATgaatgtgaaaacagaaactgaatttaaagaacatttacaGCAAACTGAATCTAGGTTGGAAAGTACTTCTG ATATAAACACTTTTTGTGGAAGTCAGTTTTCTGGCAATGATGTTTTAAGAAAAGAAGATTCCTTAAGAGAAGTCCCAAAACCCAACAGTGATGTTTgtggaaaaacaaatttaaatgaaaataacctAAATGAATTTGATATACATAAGGATGGTGGTAAACCAAAGAATCAGTTAATTTGTGGACAAGACTTTGAAACGTTGGATAATTTTacacaacaaaacagaaaaaatactGGAGAAAAACCATATACTTGTATAGTTTATGGagaaaactttagaaaaaatattctCATAAAAAATCATCAAAGAACACATACTGCAGAGGCACTTCATAGTTTTACAGTAtgtggaaaacagtttgaaacaaatgaaatctTTAAAATACATCAGAGAATACACACTGATAAGAAATGTTACAGTTGTtcagtttgtgaaaaacagtttggaACAGATAATGAAATGAAACTGCATGAGAGAATGCATTCTATGGGAAAACCTTATAATTGTGCAGattgtggaaaacaatttagaaataacagtagcttaaaaatacatgaaagagTACACACTGGAGAGAGACCTTATAGTTGTGAagtttgtggaaaacaatttggAACAAATAGTAACTTAAAAACACATCTAAGTGTGCACACTGGAGAGAAAACTTACAGTTGTGACATTTGTTGGAAACACTTCAGAACTAATAATGGATTAAAAGTACATAATAAGAAACATagtggagagaaaccttacagctGTACAGTGTGTGCAAAACAATTTTGGGCAAACAACagcttaaaaatacatcaaagaatacacactggggacaAACCCTACAGTTGTGCAGAGTGTGGAAAGCAATTTGGAAGTAACAGTGATTTTAAAAAGCATCAAATAATTCATACTGGAAAGAAACCTTACAGTTGCATAGTGTGTGGGAAACATTTCAGAGCAAATAGTATATTAAAAATGCATCTAAGAACTCACAcaggagagaaaccttacagttgtacagtttgtgacAAACGTTTtggaacaaactgtgtattaaaaaaacatctaggaatacatactggagagaaaccttacagttgtgtaGTATGTGGGAAACATTTTCGAAGAAATGGCGTGTTAAAAGAACAtcagagaatacacactggggagaaaccttacactTGTTCCgattgtggaaaacagtttggaacaaaaggtgaattaaaaaaacatttagtaatcCACAcaggagagaaaccttacagttgtgtaGTGTGTGGGAAACAGTTTGGAAGAAATAGTAACTTAAATTCACATCTGAGAATTCATACAATGacaaaaccttacagttgtacggTTTGTaagaaacagtttataaatatcAGTAACTTGAAAGTACATCAAAGAAttcacactggggagaaaccttacagttgtgacgtttgtggaaaacaatttcGAACACATAGTgatttaaatatacatcaaagaaaacacacaggggaaaaaccttacagttgtacagtttgtgaaaAGTGCTTTGTAACAAATAGTGAATTAAGAGTACATCAAAGAATTCATACAGGGGAGAAACCTTACACTTGTacagtttgtggaaaacaatttgtAACAAGTGGTAACTTGGAAAAGCATCAAATTATACATACTGGGGAAAAACCTTACATTTGTGTAGTATGTGGGAAGAACTTTCGAACAAATGGTACGTTAAAAGTACATCAGAAAGTACACACTAGAGAGAAACTTACATTTCCACAGTGTgtggaaaataatttgtaa